The Lolium rigidum isolate FL_2022 chromosome 1, APGP_CSIRO_Lrig_0.1, whole genome shotgun sequence region gcgcccgggcaggagtcaccgcttctaggcgtccggttgaggtcgggaaccgtcgccccggtcaacttcaccggcggcaggccggaggcgaaccgcgacgccgcgtggccctgcaagggagcgggagttccagggcgcagctgggaacttaccgagctaacCGACGAGGCcagaggagcgacgccggcgatcccctctctcttgatgagcatgtagccctccgctaaggtcggatggagggctacttgcgcgacgccaactttgatctgcatctgccaggcctgctggttggcggccgcggcagtcttgatcttctggttcttgcgccgcccgcgacgcttcgcggcctccacgactttctcctccggggagagcaccttctttgccgccttcggctttgcctcccggccgtcGCCGGTGGCGGGCCGCTTTGCTTCCTCCGGAGCTGCaacctccattgtggctatggtcgtggctacgggggagtgtggggcggcggcgggtgcgagggtttgctccgcatccatggcggtagctgcggcggcgaggacgtccatcgctacgGACTGCTCGCGCCAGTCTAGTTTGCAATTTCGcgggggaatggccagtggcgggaataatatcggcctccagccactgacgcgcgggtcctatgtcattttcggcggacactcggcgcgaccgccgagcgtccgcggagacgcaaacctggcgcatatttgggccaggtttgcgtctccgcggacggtccgatcactttgcgtcgccccgctggagcaggccccagacacattttcggtcacggcggacaaaaacggtcgctcagcgaccatttgcgtcgcgccgctggagatgccctaatatcgGGAGTAGTAAGCCAGCCCACCACAAGATGAATAAGTGCTCCTCTCCTATGCAGACTTACTAGCTAGGTTGAGCATATTGCTATGTTTATGAATACAAGTAATGTACTCCCTTCCTTCGTTAATACAAGATGTTTTAGCTTTTTATCTATTTTGGTGTATATTTAATCTAATTTTAATGTCTAGATTCACTCATCATAATGTGTATCTAGTttatttcaaaatgtttaaaacgtctatttttttacaatcaataccatatatCTATAAGAAATAGTACATGGTAAAGATACACGAGGTGATTCCAactattacaaaataaagtctaaaaaaaGAGCAAATTTTGAAGGTCTtcaaaatctttcttcttcaatgaTACAATCCTGTACTTTTCTGAAAGTAGCTAATGATAAAGACCAAACCATAGACAtgtaaataccaatgaaggttctcccataattttaatttgaaccGCAATGTCGCGGCCGGGACAAATATTGCGAGGATAATTTTCCTCGCGGCAACCTTGAAAAAGATCCAAAATTGATCCGGTGAAGTAAGATCTGAAGGCTTGTACCTAGAGAATTGTAATcttccaacaccaccattgatGCCAGGAAGAAGATCGCGTCGTCGAACGAATATctgaagatcacttattgtaAGGCGATGTCATCTTTATTGGATGTTGACCAAGAAGAAGACGACAATCAAACTCTAATCTAATCTATGAAAATACCACTTTAATCAAAAATTCCACGCATAGTTCGGGTTCTCCACCTCTCCTGACGCCGGTGAGGCTGGCCGGAGGAGAGGGAACCAATCTACCGTGGAGGCGGAGGTGAAGGAGATGCTAGGGTTTCAATAGGCGGCGCTAAGCGGAACAATATATTTATGAATAGAGGATATGTCTAATATACCCTTGGACGTCTCTTATGAATCATTTATCTGTATGGTTGAttcaacaaaaagaaaatgatTGCCCTACTGTTGTTTATTGCtctactgttttttttttcaacaaaAAGAATAAATAAACAGGGGCCGTCCTAGCTGGCGGTCGACCGCGTAGAGGCGTCCTGGCGGTCGATTCCCGACATTCTATTTTCGGGTTACTATTTCCCACCTTTCCGTTTTCGGCTTTGCTCTTCAAAGCGCTGCCCAAAAAAAAACTTGCTTCGCCAGGAAAAAAGATACGGAGTACTATGTTTTATGCGTCTGTTAAAATAATTTTGGGACAATTCTCAAATTTATAAACCCATATGTTTATTATTTTTTCAACGGTATTGTGAAAACTTATGGACCCgaactaatttcatttagaatattattggaatatttttagctcataatttatcaaccgtTCTgctcattatttatcaacggtaaatgtaaaaagttatcgacccaaaaatctaattttatttagaataactTTTGTAACATTTTAGCTCATGATTTATCAACCCTTATGTTTGTTATTACgcaatggtaaatgtgaagagttatcaacccaAAAAGTTAGTTTCATTTAAAgtattttagaaacattttagctcacaatttatcaacccctccacccgttatttatcaatgataaattctaaaagttatcaacccaaaaaagctaattttatttataaTATTCCGGAGACATTTTAGCTCATAAATTATTAAATTCTCTAcaagttatttatcaacggtaaaaacGAAAATTTATCGACCtacaaagctaattttatttagaaaatCTTTGGAACATTTTTAGCTCttaaatttatcaacccctccacccgttatttatcaatggtaaatatgaaaTGTTATCGACCAAAAAAACTAATTTACTTTAGAATATTATGGGAATATTTTTAGCTCGTAATTTATCAACCGCTCTACCCATTATTAACAACGGTAAATTTGAAAAGATATCGAcccgaaaagctaattttatttagaatacttTTGGAAAAAAATTAGCTTATAATTTATCAGCCCCTCTattcgttatttatcaatggcaaatgtgaagagttatcaatccgaaaagttaatttcatttagaattatttaaaaatatttgagctcacaatttatcaacccctctatccgttatttatcaatggtaaatgttaaaaattatcaacccgaaaaactaatttaatttaaaatattgtgggaatatttttagctcaaatttatcaaccgctctgtccattatttatcaacgataagTATGAAAGGTTATCAACCCGAAAAGTTAATTTATCGAAGTTAACAAACTTGATAAAAAGGTAATTAATTAAGTGGAAAGTAGTACTTTATTTAATTTGCAAGTGgtagtttatttgagttgcaagtggtttcccacccgttatttccctATGAAACACACTCGCCCAAAAAGGGaattaaaaatataatatgctaaATAATATGAATTTTGATACAAATAACACGAACAAGGAAAATATAAAATTATTAAAAAAAGTGAATTGTAGAAAGGGAATTGTAAAAAGGAAAAATAGCACAACCCGGTGGCCCAGAAAAGGGAATTGTTTCATTGTCCAGATAATTAGAGTGCTAAAAAAAGGGAATTGATAAAAGAGAATCTTAAAAAGTTAGTTCAAATCGTATAAATTTTGTTACAAATGTAACGATAAAAATactaaaggaaaaaagaaaaccaCACAACCTAACAGCCCAACTACCCCAAGCCCAATGCCTACACGACCCACTTCAGgaactcaaaaaaaaaatacccAATCGTTCTCACCCCGGCATCGCTCTACACAACGCAAAACGCCATGGTTGTTAACTAGCTCCCGCCGGTGAGCCACCGTGCAACACCACACTGCGACCGCTCCCCACCTCCCTTCCCCACCCCCTCACGTCGTTGCGCCGCCGCAACCATTCAACCCTAGATTTGCCGCGGCAGCTCCGTTCCCCGATGAGATCTCGACCTCTCCGAGCCGTCGCAAGACCCCCAAATCTCATGTCGCTAGCGTACGGAACCGGCATCTGGAACACCGCCCCGGCGACCTGCTGCTCTGCGCCGTCGTCTCATCAAGTGGAACGGGCGCGCCGGGCCTTCCATCCTCATCTGGCCTATCCGCGCGAAAGAGAAAAGGAACCCGATGCAAAACGACAAAACATTAAAGGTGAAGCATTTCGCGCGGAAGAAATTCTGACCGCTTGCGCGGTCGAGCGCTAGAAAGGGAATTCGAATAAACATGATCCTTTTGTGTTGGCACGGCTGGTACGTTTCGGAGTACAAATAAACATACTCGTGGTCGGTCGTCAAGACTGAACCTTTCGGCCACTCACTGTCACAGGGCGCCGCCCTCTCGCTCTCCGGGCTCCGGCGACCATGAGCGTCGGCAGCGGCAGCCTGAGCGGGCCGGACTCCCGCGTGGAGACCATCTCCCGCCTCGCCCAGTGGCGCATCGACACCTTCGGCCCCTGCTCCTACCGCCGCTCCGACCCTTTCAAGCTCGGCATCTGGAACTGGTACGCCCATGCTCCTCACCACTCCCAAACTCGACCGCTAATTCCCCACCCTCTACGGCCCCAATCCCAAGATGTGAAATTTGATCGGAAGTTCGCGTGATTTGACGAGACTGGCCGCCGGCTCATGTCATGTGATGAATCCCCTGCCCAAACCAGGTACCTGTCGGTGGAGAAGAGCAGGTCGGTGTACGTGCGGCTCTTCCCGGAGCCCGGCCGGCTGGCCAAGGAGCAGCCGCCGCACGCCCGCTTCCTGCTCCGCGTCTCCTGGGCAGGcccccctcgtcgctccaccgtctCCCCAGGTTTGGCCTGACTGCTCTGCTATGCATATCCATCCATTTGATGAAGGTTGAAGCCTTGGTGGCTGCACTTGCTACTAGCTGTTTGTGTGGTTGCATAACGAATAAGAAAGACCATCAATCATTAGGCTACGATATACAGTTAAGTAAATTCTAAGCGCTTACGCTGAGTTCATGCACAAACTAGACCATATGATCTGGTAATTTTGGTTCCAAGTGTGGACTATCATGTTATGTTGTAACCTTTGTTAAGTCATTCCATTCATATATTTTTCTTTGAAGTGATGTCATCCAATTACTTTGGCGATATAAGACATCGTGGCTAATCTGGTCCTGAATTTTTCTAGAGCGGAAATATAATTATGTATAATCATTAAAGGATCTCAACTTCCTCTACCCCTAAGTACCAACTGATGGAAACTGAGAAAATTCAGCTTGCAGTGGAATTAGAAATTTTGGTGGGTTTATGAGTTTCATTCATTTCTTCTAATTTCCTAGGGGAGGTGATCTTTTTTCTGCTGTACTTTTACAGCGACAATAAAATGTATGTCATTACATGATTTCAAGCGTCTCTactcgcaattagcaaccgatggATATGATCCAACTCCCTATTTGAGGGTACTCAGAGTATTAGTCATTTCCATTTCCTTCTCCACTTGCTTTGGAGTTTGGGCACACCATTGCCCTTCTTTTCCGGAGGCTGGAAGGTTTTTGGGTCCACATCGACTGCTACCAAATATCGAGAGTCGCATATTAAGAAGTTTGCTAAAATGAAAATACTTGTGCATAAGTTAACAAGAAAATTAAAATTGGTCATGGTTCATAGAAATACCCTTCCCCAGACCCCACAATGCGTGGGAGCTTTCAGCACTGGGGACGCCCCTTTTTAATGGTTCATACTTTCACTGTCCAACAAGCCACTGTCCTGACTTTATTCGCCTATAATAGGGGATAGATGGTTCAAGTGGATGTCATCACTTCTTTCTCCCACTATCGGGGATACATTGTCCTCTAGAGCAGATGTGGAACCCTTAGTAAGATCCATGACTGTACTAATAATAGTTGGTATGTCATCTGTATCGTAAGATTGAATCAGTATGTCAATCTCACTATCCAGAACGTCGCGACAGTGGGATAGGCATATATTTGCTTAATTTTATGATATAGTTGACCAACTAGCTCTGATTAATGTAGTGATGGATCTTGGTAAGGTCTCCACATCTGCTCCAAAAGACCATGTATCCCCTATTGTGGATTTGTGGGAGAAGAAAGTGATAATGTCATTTGTTGGACTCCAAATTTTGTCTAGTGGACCATCTATTCCCTATCGTAGAGGAAGGAAGTCATGACGATGACTTGCTGGACACTGAATGTATGCAACCCTACCCAAATTAATATTTGAGAAGTCATGTACCGTGTATTTTCATTTTAGCAGTTTTTCTATTATGATACGATGACTGTTATTATGCCCTTGTATCTTTGATAACAGTCCACGAGAAAGAAATGGATGCATATCCAAAGAACCTCTTCCCTCTCGGAAAAAACAATAATGTCCAATAACTGAAAACGTCCAGGGCTCTTTAAGCACACTCATATGTTGAGTTGGATCATATCCATCAGTAGTTTTTTATTAGGGGTAGAGAAGTTTGAAACTTTATAATggcatacatgattttttttttgtatgttaGAAAGTACAAAGGAAAAGACCATGCCCCTGAAAACTAGAAGATGCGTCTATCAAACAAAGCGAATGAAGCAGATACAACTACTGCAGCTCCTAAGCCCACTAAAATTTCTAATCCCACTAGAATAGGAAGTTATATCTTCTCAATCCCAGCCAGTTGCTAATCATACAATAAGATACATTATTGGTATTATTGTCTCCCACAAAAGTTCCGGACCAGATGCCACACCCCCCAAAAATTTAAATCGTTCAGGTTAATACATAAGTATAATTGGATGACAtcgttttaaaaaaaatgaattggATGACAACAACAAACAGAGGCTACTGCGAAAAATGGGAAGAAGAAAAGTGAAAAGGTTGTTGTGAAAAATAATAGTGTTGAAGAGCAAGGGAAAATGAAACTGTGAACTAATGAAATCAAAATGTAATCTCCTGAATATCCAGGATTAATTTTCCTTGTTTGGGCCATTGCGGCTGTTTACTCTCAGACGGCCCATTGCCACTGGGATAACTGTGATGGAGAGAAGTACCATTTTTGCTAATTGGGCTCAGTTACACAAATGAAGGTTTAAATATGATAGCATAACCCCTGGCGGTACCCATAGGCCATATCCAGGAGCAAGCACCGCAGTGCTTATTTGCTCAGCCATATGCCCATCACATAACATGCCTATCCCCGTAGAGCAATCCACAAATCCATCATGTGTGTGTATTGGGCAGACAGCACACTAGCTATGGGATGAAGAATCTTGCTATGGAGGTGACTAGGTGAGAGAGAGGTTCTCCTAGAAGATGATATTGCTCCTTCTCCTTGACCAATCGAGTGTATGGAACTATGGACCGTGTGGAGTCTATTCCTTTTCACCCGCTGTACTACTGGGCACTGAGAGGCGAGAGGTACACTTTTCAACCCATTTACAAATAGTAAGTGATGCTTTTGGACATAGATACAATCTTTGAGGTGTCATTTCGACCACTAGTTTGTCGTATTGTCAGGGCAATGGGACTAGGCGTCATCTGTGGAAGCGTTTCCATGGCCATCAGACTGGGCACCGCCGTGCTAATTCTTCAGGTCTGCTGCCGCGTTGTAGCGATAGAGCTCGTGCATCCGTATGAATCAACCTTAATTTTTCATGGCCATGGTAATTAGTACATCATGGGTTCATGGTGGCTGTTAGTTTCACCTTGGCGGTTGGCTTTTCCATGCCGAATGGACTGGGCGGCGCTAGCACCGGCATCCTTGTGGCCACTAAGTTATACGTCACCAATGCCCGTGCAATGGAATCCATTGGACTAGTTACCACCACCTTGGTGGTTGGCTCCACCTTGGAGATTGACTTCATTATTGCACCTGAACAGGGCGCCACCAgcgtcattgtcctcattaacacCGCAACCAGGCTGCGCGTCGCCAGCATCATTGTCATTGTAGCAACCGGATTGGGTGGCGCAACGATTTTTTCATGTGTTCATATATAAGGTGGCAACTGGCGATTATCGTGTGGCATATGAGTATTTTAAGGCCTGTAGTGTCATGAAGGGATTTGGGCCTTGGTGTGGGTGTGAGGCCAACTAGGCCTCGTGGTTTGGTCACATTTGGGAAACGGGAAAATCCTGAGAAAAGCCAGACACACAACACACACTTGATCGACTGACGGTTCTCTCATTTGTTTTGTGGCGCAGCACACCATTGCGTCCTGTCGTTCCTCTGAACTCTTGCTGATGTGAATAAGCAGTAAGCCTACATTATAGCGAATGTGTTTTGCAATTGTAAGGGAATTGTTAAATGGCTGAAATATTGAGCAGCTGCAAACAGTGGCAGAGCTTCGTTGGGGCTGACCTGGGCCGCCCAACAATTCTGTAAAAACTGCATTACATTATGCTGGCCTGCCCAACAATTCTTCTCAAGCTCCGCCCTGCAAAGATGATAATTTGTGCATTTAGATTGTCTACTTTATGCAATATAATCTGAACGCTCATGACATAGTATTTACTTGGAGAAAATTTCGATTGTTCATAGTTTGTATCTCTAGGGCTTTCTATGCATGTTTACCTGTCTTGTTCCCTAGTCAtattgctactgtaatggctACACTGACTTTTTCTGTATTATTGTACTTTTACGCAGCGCAAACTTAATTCGTTTGTATCCCTTGTGATAGTTTTCGAGCAGCTTGTCCGAACCAGCGATGATTTTGTGTGGCAAGTGGAGGTGATGTCCCATGGGCGTTTTACAATTGATGTTGAGTTCTTGGACCTGAGGATAGGCACGAACAATGCAAGTATCATCTTTCCTTTATTCCGTTTATCAGCTCCATATGGTTCCTGCTTAACATTTTATAGGATTTTATCTGCAGTAATTTACCAACTTCCATCAGTAGCCTGTTGCTTCTTCCTAATATAATTCAGTAGTTGTATGCTTATTAATGTGATCTAGTTAATGTGCTGACAGGCTACTGAATCATCTTCGTCGGTCTGGCCAAATGAAGGCGTGGTGCAGAAGGTCGCTAGCAAGAGCACCCTGGGATGCCTCTCCCGCATGCTGACAGAGTCCATCCACGCCGATGTCACCATAAACACGACAGACGGCGTCCTGAAGGCGCACAAGTCGGTGCTGGCGGCGTGCTCCCCCGTGTTCGAGAGCATGTTCGTGCACGACCTCAAGGAGAAGGAGTCGTCGACGATCGACATCAGCGACATGTGCGTGGACTCCTGCTCTGCCCTGCTGGGCTTCGTGTACGGCACGATCCGGCAGGAGCAGTTCTGGAAGCACCGGCTGTCGCTGCTGGCGGCGGCGAACAAGTACGGCATCGGCGACCTCAA contains the following coding sequences:
- the LOC124691988 gene encoding BTB/POZ domain-containing protein At1g21780-like, translating into MSVGSGSLSGPDSRVETISRLAQWRIDTFGPCSYRRSDPFKLGIWNWYLSVEKSRSVYVRLFPEPGRLAKEQPPHARFLLRVSWAGPPRRSTVSPVFEQLVRTSDDFVWQVEVMSHGRFTIDVEFLDLRIGTNNATESSSSVWPNEGVVQKVASKSTLGCLSRMLTESIHADVTINTTDGVLKAHKSVLAACSPVFESMFVHDLKEKESSTIDISDMCVDSCSALLGFVYGTIRQEQFWKHRLSLLAAANKYGIGDLKACCEESLLEDISSGNVLERLHVAWLYQLEKLKKGCLTYLFVFGKIYDVRDEINGFFHHADRELTLEMFQEVLSVWKPI